From a single Toxoplasma gondii ME49 chromosome II, whole genome shotgun sequence genomic region:
- a CDS encoding hypothetical protein (encoded by transcript TGME49_297710~Predicted trans-membrane domain (TMHMM2.0):20-43), whose translation MLPDSCRAYGSATSWRCRCRALLLGLAASWISFFSSENGALLAANAKMTLVPDFDLSTVIVSEQDGLHHLLSNSVGKTWTYRADRRVSKSGKTTRTKHRRDHPGGLCAILFFVPGKRLATPTAVVGQENDPLVWDWAWPWKYYKLGFEHQDQVEKVVVAAPQLSASSESLREDAVEIGEQMMSVLDQAVTDYSCNSYKVYIHAASHGGLVVRTLMTMDDRIWTPTHRAGGVSQLLVDFHRTLNDSKIFSLESVVFMGVPHAGPRRTLGLRSRVLSLLSTWLTKVASFVMEGVSDGLVEFLHEDTDRLLCTLAAVEAQDDYAVDYRSATSRGSLLFKFAAVASYGLLDEDPVVSRRSSLGLFDDFVNSRAAQKIRKTRELQNRPIQVPLSKAPLNQLWLERPWDPVLRSLLTSGDICRTTTSPYETYELTLRLLQLSHDRLLSSAEKEAAPVSSTQVQRDQSTQRNGEVFHEQEKTRRTEMSRFTMLLVPTTAAACTQTDEAKARLLRDFGTMSTFEHQWWLVCKHHALLSHVVHTALLLPMDDSSPVDDLWWTGREQ comes from the exons ATGACTCTTGTCCCGGACTTTGATCTTTCCACGGTCATCGTCTCTGAGCAAGACGGTCTCCACCACTTGCTGAGCAACAGCGTTGGAAAGACGTGGACGTACCGAGCAGATCGACGAGTCTCAAAGTCAGGAAAGACAACGCGAACGAAACACAGACGCGACCACCCGGGGGGGCTCTGTGCAattcttttctttgtgcCGGGCAAACGCCTGGCTACGCCCACTGCCGTCGTCGGCCAGGAGAACGACCCCCTCGTCTGGGACTGGGCATGGCCGTGGAAATACTATAAACTCGGATTTGAGCACCAGGATCAG gtgGAGAAAGTTGTGGTGGCTGCGCCCCAGCTCAGTGCGTCGAGTGAGTCGCTGCGAGAAGACGCTGTGGAGATTGGAGAACAAATGATGAGTGTTTTGGACCAGGCGGTGACGGACTACAGCTGCAACTCGTACAAAGTGTACATCCACGCGGCCTCTCATGGCGGCCTCGTTGTGCGGACTCTCATGACCATGGACGACCGAATCTGGACACCA ACGCATCGGGCGGGCGGCGTGTCTCAGCTGCTAGTGGATTTTCACCGGACTCTGAACGACTCGAAaatcttttctctcgaatcTGTGGTTTTCATGGGAGTTCCGCATGCGGGGCCGCGCCGAACTTTGGGACTGCGTTCGCGCGTGCTGTCCCTCCTAAGCACATGGCTGACGAAAGTTGCCTCCTTCGTGATGGAAGGTGTGTCGGATGGCCTCGTCGAGTTTCTCCACGAAGACACAGATCGTCTACTCTGCACTCTCGCTGCGGTCGAGGCTCAGGATGACTACGCCGTGGACTACAGGTCTGCTACGTCTCGCggttctctgctcttcaaGTTCGCCGCTGTCGCATCCTACGGTCTCTTGGACGAAGACCCAGTTGTTTCTAGACGCAGCAGTCTTGGGCTGTTCGACGACTTCGTCAACTCCAGAGCTGCCCAGAAAataagaaaaacgagagagttGCAGAACAGACCCATCCAGGTGCCCTTGAGCAAAGCCCCACTGAATCA ACTTTGGCTTGAGCGGCCATGGGATCCGGTGCTTCGGTCGCTGCTGACATCTGGGGACATCTGCCGGACGACGACGAGTCCGTACGAGACCTACGAGTTGACGTTGAGACTGTTGCAGCTCAGCCACGACCGGCTGCTGAGTTcggcggagaaggaagctgctcctgtctcttcgacgCAGGTGCAGCGAGACCAATCCACGCAGCGCAACGGTGAAGTTTTTCAcgaacaggagaagacgcgacgcaCGGAGATGAGTCGATTCACCATGCTGCTGGTGCCGACGACTGCGGCAGCGTGTACGCAGACGGACGAGGCGAAAGCGCGCCTTCTGCGGGACTTTGGAACCATGTCCACCTTTGAACACCAGTGGTGGCTTGTATGCAAACACCACGCGCTGCTGTCGCACGTTGTGCACACTGCTTTACTTCTGCCTATGGACGACAGCAGTCCTGTCGATGACTTGTGGTGGACCGGCAGAGAACAGTGA
- a CDS encoding trehalose-phosphatase (encoded by transcript TGME49_297720) gives MLYTRVFFRAVVRTDFGERVAVVGSSPSLGNWQAEHGHELTTNEDVFPSWFSKEPVYLPLKKPISYKYVVLDERGDIVRWEECEGNRELVPTGLEMTVEDDDGLFREQMTNRGDHGVEGDDDVSVAALDKEEVDARNRMLAIQEEEPEFDENDSVIVCALDLPLRVVRVSPSREASPLPSSLPASSTDSSGQTEKRAVSFPEDAGASARRSSSTVAATREEETTRTASSFPQVEETAERGRDSSLALWPGAARDAAGDFGEALQPRATRSRRGTFEVRPSKSALLPSLFHLRKKTRLPVRFVGWPGIHVENEEEQAEIAELLRAYDCSPIFPDKDEFDCHLTFCHQVLWPLFHNVVVLDSNTQVPFDSDLWAKYQAVNKLWADAVLRQAHETDMVWVHDYHLLLAPMHITRKVRRANVGFFLHIPFPSSEIFRCLPCREDILRGMLCADLIGFHLFEYARHFLVACKRLLGLEHHFCRGGILNIEYGGRNVSVRIGHVHIQYADIRSKIEANPVVLQMARDIRQKHVGKFIFVSVDRCEKLAGLLLKVRAFQAFLVTYSYARGNVVLIQYAYPTIKYAEDTETMATELKELVEKVNAQFALPDRPDFQHIELHIQPVGWEEKWALFTAGDCFLDTSIRDGLNLNPFEFICCHKDNVTGVILSEFTGCSRALASAIRVNPWKVEAVADAMDRIINMPVEEQRDRFTRDRDYLSHNSTQKWADENILDLRRARKPDDFVYVSWGLGNTFRVLGMDSNFRFLDTNQVVRGYRTSRHRVFFFDCEGTLAPDRRRITFVPGGENLFAQGRPPSPQVKDCLQALVDDQRNTVVILSGRDRHLLEEWFSSIRGIGLCAEHGFYYRVPGITGDQWHCMSRQTDFTWKQVAIELMLQYVKRTQGSFIENKGSALVFQYRDADPDFGSMQAKDLSNYLGELLFGYPVSVMSGKGYVEVKLRGVNKGHAVEKVLRKLSNLHGDVDFVLCVGDDRSDEDMFAVINAMTEDGDQLCLPEGSGAGSSGLYRHTQSKDRIPRRNSVSSDENRAEAVVGNVEGLMKRDGSMQHAGALGSGLTSASSSTSLSGHTKKTSPHFFTCTVGKKPSNARYYLNDTEDVSDLLDSLQQCTEKDGKEQWSSSKDASCLSAPVVAAAAAAGSLAGNAAVQLRKGDSAGSNFASLWRSPLGSGAGRTRERTLAQWAGQAPSAIFSRPVGAVEVRANAAGSTDRPTDE, from the exons ATGCTGTACACCAGGGTTTTCTTCCGTGCAGTGGTTCGGACAGACTTCGGTGAACGAGTCGCCGTCGTCGggtcttccccgtctctggGGAATTGGCAG GCTGAACACGGCCATGAGCTGACCACAAACGAGGATGTCTTCCCTTCGTGGTTCTCCAAGGAGCCTGTCTACTTGCCGCTAAAGAAACCCATATCTTACAAATATGTTGTTCTCGACGAACGCGGCGACATCGTGAG GTGGGAAGAATGCGAGGGAAATCGCGAGTTGGTGCCCACGGGCTTGGAGATGACGGTGGAGGATGACGATGGCCTTTTTAGGGAGCAGATGACGAATCGCGGCGACCACGGAGTCGAAGGCGATGACGAC GTGTCTGTGGCGGCTCTGGACAAGGAGGAGGTGGACGCGCGCAACCGGATGCTGGCGAttcaagaagaagagcctgAGTTCGACGAGAACGACAGCGTAATTGTGTGTGCTCTTGACTTGCCTCTGCGCGTGGTGCGTGTCTCGCCGTCTCGTGAGGCTTCTCCGCTgccctcctctctgcccgCGTCGTCGACCGACTCTTCCGGCCAAACAGAAAAGCGCGCGGTTTCATTCCCGGAAGACGCGGGCGCGAGTGCCCGGCGCTCGAGTTCGACCGTCGCGGCGACTcgggaggaggaaacgactCGCACTGCGAGTTCCTTTCCACAAGTCgaagagacggcggagagaggacgcgacagctctctcgctctttggCCTGGCGCAGCGCGCGACGCTGCTGGCGACTTCGGGGAGGCGCTTCAGCCGCGCGCGACGCGCAGCCGACGAGGCACCTTTGAAGTGAGGCCGAGCAAGAGCGCGTTGTTGCCTTCGCTGTTTCacctgaggaagaagacgcggctGCCTGTGCGTTTCGTCGGGTGGCCGGGCATCCACgtcgagaacgaagaggagcaggCGGAGATTGCGGAGCTGCTGCGAGCCTACGACTGTTCGCCGATCTTCCCAGACAAAGACGAGTTCGACTGCCATCTCACCTTCTGCCATCAGGTCCTGTGGCCGCTGTTTCACAACGTCGTCGTCCTTGACTCCAATACCCAGGTCCCGTTCGACTCCGACCTCTGGGCCAAGTACCAGGCTGTGAACAAACTGTGGGCAGACGCGGTGCTCCGCCAGGCGCACGAAACCGACATGGTCTGGGTCCACGACTACCACCTGCTCCTCGCGCCCATGCACATCACGCGGAAAGTCCGACGCGCCAACGtcggcttctttcttcacatccccttcccctcttccGAAATCTTCAGGTGTCTCCCTTGCCGAGAAGAC ATTTTGCGAGGGATGCTGTGCGCGGACTTGATTGGGTTTCACCTCTTCGAGTACGCGCGCCACTTTCTGGTCGCATGCAAGCGGCTGCTCGGCCTCGAGCACCATTTTTGTCGAGGGGGCATTCTGAACATCGAGTACGGCGGCCGCAACGTCTCGGTCCGCATCGGCCATGTCCACATTCAGTACGCCGACATTCGCTCGAAAATCGAGGCAAACCCGGTGGTTCTGCAGATGGCGCGAGACATCAG ACAAAAACACGTCGGAAAAttcatcttcgtctccgtgGACCGCTGCGAGAAATTGGCCGGTCTCCTCCTCAAAGTTCGCGCCTTCCAGGCGTTTCTCGTGACCTACTCTTATGCCAGG GGAAATGTCGTTCTCATTCAGTACGCGTATCCTACCATCAAATacgcagaagacacagaaaccaTGGCGACGGAACTCAAAGAGCTCGTGGAGAAAGTCAATGCCCAGTTCGCCTTGCCAGATCGCCCAG ATTTCCAACATATCGAACTCCACATCCAGCCGGTCGGCTGGGAGGAGAAGTGGGCGTTGTTTACCGCGGGCGACTGCTTCCTTGACACATCGATCCGAGATGGCCTGAATCTCAATCCGTTCGAGTTTATCTGTTGCCACAAAGACAACGTCACCGGTGTGATTTTATCAGAGTTCACGGGGTGCAGCAGAGCCCTCGCCTCGGCCATTCGCGTCAATCCTTGGAAG GTGGAGGCGGTGGCAGATGCGATGGACAGAATCATCAACATGCCTGTGGAGGAGCAGCGCGACCGGTTCACCCGCGACCGCGACTACTTGAGTCACAACAGTACGCAGAAGTGGGCAGACGAAAACATTCTGGATCTGCGACGAGCCCGGAAACCAGACGACTTCGTCTACGTCTCTTGGGGTCTCGGCAACACCTTCCGCGTCCTAGGCATGGACTCCAACTTCCG GTTTCTGGACACAAATCAAGTGGTGCGAGGCTACCGAACTTCTCGAcatcgcgtcttcttcttcgactgcgAAGGCACACTCGCGCCGGACAGACGCCGAATCACTTTTGTACCTGGCGGCGAAAATCTTTTTGCGCAAGGTCGCCCGCCTTCGCCGCAAGTCAAGGACTGTCTCCAGGCGCTTGTCGACGACCAAAGAAACACTGTTGTCATTCTCTCGGGACGCGACAGACACCTCCTAGAGGAATGGTTCTCTTCCATCAGAGGCATTGGACTTTGTGCCGAACACG GTTTTTACTACCGGGTTCCGGGCATCACGGGGGACCAGTGGCACTGCATGTCTCGTCAAACAGACTTCACGTGGAAGCAAGTGGCGATCGAGCTGATGCTGCAGTATGTGAAGCGAACTCAGGGCTCATTCATCGAAAACAAA GGAAGTGCTCTCGTCTTCCAGTACCGCGACGCAGATCCGGATTTCGGCAGCATGCAAGCCAAGGATCTCTCGAACTACCTCGG GGAACTGCTCTTCGGCTATCCTGTCTCGGTCATGAGCGGGAAAGGCTACGTGGAAGTGAAACTGCGAGGTGTCAACAAAGGGCATGCAGTCGAGAAAGTTCTGCGGAAACTCAGCAACCTCCACGGAGACGTCGACttcgttctctgcgtcgGAGATGACAG aagcgacgaagacatGTTCGCGGTCATCAACGCCATGACGGAAGACGGGGACCAGCTGTGCCTGCCAGAGGGCAGCGGCGCCGGGAGCAGCGGCCTCTATCGCCACACACAGTCGAAGGATCGAATTCCTAGACGCAACTCTGTCTCT TCGGATGAGAACCGAGCAGAAGCTGTCGTTGGAAACGTGGAGGGACTCATGAAGCGTGACGGGTCGATGCAGCATGCGGGGGCGCTCGGCAGCGGCTTgacctctgcgtcttccagCACAAGTCTCAGTGGGCACACAAAG AAAACGAGTCCTCACTTTTTCACATGCACCGTCGGCAAGAAGCCGTCCAACGCTCG GTATTACCTCAACGACACTGAGGATGTCTCCGATCTCCTCGACTCTCTGCAGCAGTGCACTGAGAAG GACGGGAAGGAGCAGTGGAGTTCGTCGAAGGACGCGAGTTGCCTCTCGGCGCCAGTCGTGGCGGCCGCGGCGGCTGCGGGCTCGCTCGCGGGGAACGCGGCGGTGCAGCtgaggaaaggcgacagcGCAGGTTCGAACTTTGCGAGTCTGTGGAGATCGCCTCTGGGATCAGGAGCAGGTCGCACGAGAGAACGAACGCTCGCGCAGTGGGCGGGGCAGGCGCCGAGCGCCATCTTCAGTCGCCCCGTCGGTGCCGTTGAAGTTCGCGCCAACGCAGCTGGCAGCACAGATCGCCCAACAGACGAGTAG
- a CDS encoding hypothetical protein (encoded by transcript TGME49_297725), whose amino-acid sequence MRKNRRTLNGDERDDTVTLERVEAFPVFSCGSPKNAWIRVTSLPHELSFVAVTPSKRNKTLTILSEHSEL is encoded by the exons atgaggaaaaacagacgaacATTAAATGGAGACGAACGCGACGACACTGTCACTTTAGAACGAGTTGAGGCATTTCCAGTGTTCAGCTGTGGAAGTCCAAAAAACGCATGGATTAGGGTCACCTCTCTACCGCATGAACTCAGCTTCGTAGCTGTCACGCCAAGCAAAAGAAATAAGACACTGACGATTTTGTCAG AGCACTCTGAACTCtga
- a CDS encoding transcription elongation factor 1, putative (encoded by transcript TGME49_297730) → MGKRKAKAMQPKKNKLPKLDKEFDCPFCSHPRAVAVKMDRGRNIGTLGCRICGTSYEKRINRLDEPIDIYGAWIDACVTANTQAAEQAQKKMGSTLEGEESVLESGVPVPSRKPRASREERPGVDSGDDLEFRRSPEASADEEGEASEEDVPRNSEEKRTGGARLKRLRKREESSEDEGSDHVSGRDTDNAGQEDALRVLKTLREQQRNEEDAGSGRDEALFEDDE, encoded by the exons ATGGGGaagcggaaggcgaaggccatgcagccgaagaaaaacaagctgCCTAAACTTGACAAAGAGTTTGACTGCCCGTTCTGCAGCCATCCGCGAGCGGTCGCCGTGAAAAT GGACCGCGGGCGGAATATCGGCACTTTAGGTTGCCGGATTTGTGGGACTTCGTACGAGAAGCGAATCAATCGACTCGACGAACCGATCGACATTTACGGAGCGTGGATCGATGCATGTGTGACGGCGAACACGCAGGCGGCTGAGcaggcacagaagaaaatggGGTCGACCCtagagggggaagaaagtGTGTTGGAGAGCGGCGTTCCTGTGCCGTCTAGGAAGCCACGCGCttcgagagaggagagacccGGCGTCGACAGTGGAGACGACCTGGAGTTCAGACGGAGTCCAGAAGCCTCCgctgacgaagaaggcgaggcaaGTGAAGAGGACGTTCCGCGAAACtccgaggaaaaacgcactGGAGGTGCTCGGCTGAAGCGcctgcgaaaaagagaagaaagcagcgaggACGAGGGGAGCGACCATGTCAGTGGCAGGGACACTGACAATGCTGGTCAGGAAGACGCCTTGCGGGTTCTGAAGACTCTGCGGgagcaacagagaaatgaagaagacgctggAAGTGGTCGCGATGAAGCTCTTTTTGAAGATGACGAGTGA